One genomic region from Leptospira licerasiae serovar Varillal str. VAR 010 encodes:
- a CDS encoding STAS domain-containing protein, protein MILNEIIISTEKIDSVQVLKLQGSINSFTEKKFKDVLSLAVRQGPVIMDMEDVHLVSSTGVQALKEVSQSSFSSKNKLVLVNISKAVINVFKMAGLSGFFLIANDEEAALKMASKR, encoded by the coding sequence ATGATCCTGAACGAGATTATCATCTCAACGGAAAAGATAGACAGCGTTCAAGTTCTGAAATTGCAGGGTTCTATCAACTCCTTTACGGAGAAAAAATTTAAGGATGTGCTTTCCTTGGCTGTTCGCCAGGGACCGGTCATCATGGATATGGAAGACGTACATTTGGTATCCTCCACTGGAGTCCAGGCCTTAAAAGAAGTGAGCCAATCCAGTTTTTCCAGTAAGAATAAACTCGTCCTTGTAAATATCTCCAAAGCTGTGATCAATGTTTTTAAAATGGCCGGCCTAAGCGGATTTTTCCTAATCGCAAACGACGAAGAGGCTGCCTTAAAGATGGCTTCTAAACGTTGA
- a CDS encoding diacylglycerol/polyprenol kinase family protein has translation MKSEKTSSFNYFRKAWHLLGLIIPAFYYFDVFHGQFSLVYATRAILTILLVLCLGLLVLLEWARFHIPIVQTVFVRFAGPLLKEEEKSRINGTFPYFLSITLVVFFFPPDIAILSLLFLVIGDPMAAWVGTHFGKNRFSNGKSKEGILAFILSSTIVGLWFIYVIQSGSREFGIYQFSSGEFLQNVILVLPAVIAAAVTELYSGTYWNGIVDDNLLIPVVSAVVLGFFAYFTLDLSIGQIFLNPVQIFETY, from the coding sequence ATGAAATCTGAAAAAACTTCTTCCTTTAATTATTTTAGAAAGGCCTGGCATTTGCTCGGGCTGATCATTCCTGCGTTCTATTATTTCGACGTATTTCATGGACAATTTTCGTTAGTGTATGCTACCCGCGCCATTCTAACAATTTTACTCGTTCTTTGTCTTGGGCTTTTGGTATTATTGGAATGGGCTAGGTTCCATATTCCCATTGTCCAAACCGTATTCGTAAGGTTTGCCGGTCCTTTATTGAAGGAAGAGGAAAAGTCAAGGATCAACGGAACATTCCCTTACTTTCTTTCCATAACGTTAGTTGTATTCTTCTTCCCTCCCGATATCGCAATTCTTTCCCTACTATTCTTGGTGATTGGAGATCCGATGGCTGCTTGGGTAGGAACTCATTTTGGGAAGAATAGATTTTCAAACGGTAAATCCAAAGAAGGGATACTTGCATTCATTTTATCTTCCACGATCGTAGGACTTTGGTTTATCTATGTGATCCAGTCGGGTTCTAGAGAATTCGGGATCTATCAATTTTCTTCCGGAGAGTTTTTACAGAATGTAATTTTAGTTTTGCCTGCGGTGATCGCCGCTGCAGTAACTGAACTGTATAGTGGAACTTATTGGAACGGCATCGTGGACGATAATCTTTTGATCCCGGTAGTTTCTGCAGTGGTATTGGGATTTTTTGCCTATTTTACTTTAGATTTAAGTATAGGGCAGATCTTTTTGAACCCGGTCCAGATCTTCGAAACATATTAA
- a CDS encoding LIC12015 family putative lipoprotein, protein MNKKIIVLSILAALLFQCNSDSDVLASFKGGTVTRKELRNFYQLNTGGRKPEPNHPTKEEQTQLLETLGLFKLISLYNTEKKLVSEDELAVFLKYSKPQMAASFLQRNLAEKLEQVGKLKFAFVRVIAVFSFDPKDEEVTRQRAQSIFEGIQKLSSKKEIIQYVVDNTSQPAYKAVGGLLEPQCLNCGNDPNLALYKEAAENEGKWILKEIDDQLPPGADPKAPRKKKFLILRVERVETIYASRVGKFFSKEFGKLKVLAKKYTETPGIPEEIKAEVKRNYLDLKVDDIAPRYEDFMKKRFLFTAVSEQEEQLVKNAGFEKANITQDNLNSFNHESVLLTNTKTGETVKFKDVLNELEQLAKQSGLDSSKLDDKANVLQFFRQQYIWYKIADHSTELKEALESKDFQDMFNVMKLYIVQPLVFKRELPSDVTVSEAEMREQYEAAKMFSYAKSNPNNPQDRIPMPYGEVREKIKEDLIRAKKQNFVRELTQKLKTDYQFILDSSRLKEGKI, encoded by the coding sequence ATGAACAAAAAAATAATCGTACTCTCCATCCTGGCCGCATTACTCTTTCAGTGTAATTCAGACTCGGATGTATTAGCCTCATTCAAAGGGGGCACAGTTACCAGAAAAGAACTCAGGAACTTCTACCAACTCAATACAGGCGGACGCAAACCGGAGCCGAATCATCCAACCAAAGAAGAACAAACACAACTTCTGGAAACTTTAGGTCTTTTCAAATTGATCTCTTTGTACAATACGGAAAAGAAACTTGTATCCGAAGATGAATTAGCTGTTTTTCTAAAATATTCTAAGCCGCAGATGGCAGCTTCTTTCCTGCAAAGGAATTTAGCGGAGAAGTTAGAACAAGTAGGTAAATTAAAATTCGCTTTCGTAAGAGTGATCGCAGTTTTCTCTTTCGACCCTAAAGACGAAGAAGTTACCAGACAAAGAGCTCAAAGTATTTTCGAAGGTATCCAAAAACTTTCTTCTAAAAAAGAAATTATTCAATATGTAGTGGATAATACGAGTCAACCTGCTTACAAAGCGGTAGGCGGATTATTAGAACCTCAGTGTTTAAATTGTGGTAATGATCCAAACCTTGCTTTATACAAAGAAGCTGCAGAAAATGAAGGGAAATGGATCTTAAAAGAGATCGATGACCAACTTCCTCCGGGTGCGGATCCAAAAGCTCCTAGAAAGAAAAAATTCCTGATTTTAAGAGTAGAAAGAGTGGAAACAATCTACGCTTCTAGAGTAGGAAAGTTTTTCTCAAAAGAATTCGGAAAGTTGAAAGTTCTCGCTAAAAAGTATACTGAGACTCCTGGAATTCCCGAAGAGATTAAAGCGGAAGTAAAACGTAATTATTTGGATCTGAAAGTGGACGATATCGCTCCTCGTTACGAAGACTTTATGAAAAAAAGATTCTTATTCACTGCCGTTAGTGAACAAGAAGAACAATTAGTCAAGAATGCAGGTTTCGAAAAAGCGAATATCACTCAGGATAACTTGAACTCTTTCAATCACGAGTCAGTTTTATTGACCAATACCAAAACAGGCGAAACCGTTAAGTTCAAAGACGTTTTGAACGAGCTGGAGCAATTGGCAAAACAAAGCGGTCTTGACTCTTCCAAACTGGACGATAAAGCGAATGTGCTCCAATTTTTCAGACAACAGTATATTTGGTATAAGATAGCGGATCATTCTACTGAATTGAAAGAAGCCTTGGAATCCAAAGATTTCCAAGATATGTTCAATGTAATGAAACTATACATCGTACAACCTTTGGTATTCAAAAGAGAACTTCCTAGCGATGTAACGGTTTCCGAAGCAGAAATGAGAGAGCAGTACGAAGCTGCCAAAATGTTCTCTTATGCTAAATCGAATCCGAATAATCCTCAAGACAGGATCCCTATGCCTTACGGAGAAGTTAGAGAAAAAATCAAAGAAGATTTGATCCGAGCTAAGAAGCAAAACTTCGTTAGAGAACTTACTCAAAAGCTTAAAACAGATTACCAATTCATTCTGGACTCCAGCAGATTGAAAGAAGGTAAGATCTGA
- a CDS encoding DUF4416 family protein: MNSKQTSSKPKKPLPASFFIVVSYENEEAYYRLKEKAEDAFSQALYESKPLPKWTHQFENFLDSPIGRFTRILSLKRRISREELPSLQKECTKFQTYLRKSDESIRVLPGYLTPYNLVLASLEEDLHRIYLFHGVFAEIIYTYQGQKWVPETAAWEFFKHPEVLYFFTNLRESYVSSLEKR, from the coding sequence GTGAATTCCAAACAAACCTCTTCCAAACCCAAAAAACCTCTTCCAGCTTCTTTCTTTATAGTGGTTTCCTATGAAAATGAAGAGGCTTACTATCGTTTAAAAGAAAAGGCAGAAGACGCATTTTCTCAGGCATTATACGAATCCAAACCTCTCCCTAAATGGACCCATCAATTCGAGAATTTTTTAGATTCTCCCATCGGAAGATTCACCCGTATTCTTTCTCTAAAGAGAAGGATTTCCAGAGAGGAGCTCCCGAGCCTCCAAAAAGAATGTACCAAATTTCAGACCTATTTGCGTAAATCGGACGAGTCCATCAGAGTATTACCTGGTTATCTCACTCCTTATAATTTGGTTTTGGCCTCTCTTGAGGAAGATCTACATAGGATCTATCTGTTCCATGGAGTATTCGCGGAAATCATTTATACGTATCAGGGACAAAAATGGGTCCCGGAAACAGCTGCGTGGGAATTTTTTAAACATCCTGAAGTTCTATACTTTTTTACTAATTTACGAGAATCTTATGTTAGCTCTTTGGAAAAACGTTAA
- a CDS encoding YheT family hydrolase — protein sequence MEASHFRPKRFVSGKHAQTIYSTLFPPENPLRTSYYCEDILLTVSGESGDKLWLEHNPPVSSYRKSSIPSNGTYILMIHGMEGDSESSYLVSLATSALERGYGVIRMNLRNCGRGRGFARKSYYAGQSEDVQDVLDYMYEYLSKKIFVSGFSLSANLVLKFFGESRNHKSLAFSAVSPPLDLAKNCDFIDSLSGRFYRNHFISSFKKKIKEGILDLTPVQLENSKKIKTFFDFDDMITAPSFGYPSAMEYYKKNSCIGYIQSITHPGILIHAEDDPVVPLFEWNSIDWSKLPNLKTILTKQGGHVGFVTDSNPDLPDGRWLTKILLDYFDSKL from the coding sequence ATGGAAGCTTCTCATTTTCGACCTAAAAGATTCGTCTCGGGCAAACACGCTCAAACTATTTACAGTACACTTTTTCCTCCAGAAAATCCACTTAGGACTTCCTATTACTGCGAAGACATCCTTCTCACTGTAAGCGGAGAATCGGGAGATAAACTCTGGTTAGAACATAACCCTCCAGTTTCTTCCTATCGTAAGAGTTCCATTCCTTCCAACGGAACTTATATACTTATGATCCATGGGATGGAAGGAGATTCGGAAAGTTCGTATTTAGTATCTCTTGCAACTTCCGCTCTGGAAAGAGGATACGGCGTGATTCGTATGAATTTACGAAACTGCGGTAGAGGAAGAGGATTCGCTCGTAAATCGTATTACGCGGGTCAGTCGGAAGATGTTCAGGATGTTCTGGATTATATGTATGAGTATCTGAGCAAAAAGATCTTTGTATCCGGATTCTCTCTATCCGCAAACCTAGTCCTGAAATTTTTCGGAGAATCCAGAAATCATAAGTCGCTCGCATTCTCCGCAGTCTCCCCTCCTCTGGATCTTGCAAAAAATTGCGATTTTATAGACTCACTTTCCGGAAGATTTTATAGAAATCATTTTATCAGTAGTTTTAAGAAGAAGATCAAAGAAGGTATCTTAGATCTAACTCCTGTACAGTTGGAAAATTCCAAGAAGATAAAGACTTTTTTCGACTTCGACGATATGATCACCGCTCCTTCTTTCGGTTATCCTAGCGCAATGGAATATTATAAAAAGAATTCCTGTATCGGTTATATCCAATCGATCACTCATCCGGGAATATTGATCCATGCGGAAGACGATCCTGTCGTACCTTTATTCGAATGGAACTCTATCGACTGGTCCAAACTTCCCAACTTAAAAACCATTCTGACCAAACAAGGAGGTCATGTGGGATTTGTGACCGATTCTAATCCGGATCTTCCGGATGGTCGTTGGCTTACTAAAATTCTGCTGGATTATTTCGATTCCAAATTATAA
- a CDS encoding septum formation initiator family protein codes for MGINLANKLFLLLLFLSGMFYFTVLGESGLVVRSTLETSLSSLRLDVERLEYENRQLEERQKLLRDDKVALEKEARKYYLLSENAQIIKFREPEPKAENRPVLASRLIALRADRDMPVPPIQLLRFFYVSFVAFVFIGVFRKLRRKKLEERTAA; via the coding sequence ATGGGTATAAATCTGGCGAACAAACTGTTTTTACTTCTGCTCTTCCTATCCGGAATGTTTTATTTCACGGTACTAGGAGAGTCAGGTTTGGTCGTAAGATCTACCCTAGAAACCAGTCTTTCCAGCCTTCGTTTGGATGTGGAAAGACTGGAGTATGAGAATAGACAACTAGAAGAAAGGCAAAAACTTCTACGCGACGATAAGGTTGCACTAGAGAAAGAAGCTAGAAAGTATTATCTTCTCTCAGAAAACGCACAAATTATTAAATTTAGGGAGCCAGAACCGAAAGCGGAGAATCGTCCGGTCCTCGCCTCTCGTCTAATTGCTTTAAGAGCGGACCGTGATATGCCGGTCCCTCCGATCCAGTTACTTCGCTTTTTTTACGTTTCCTTTGTAGCTTTCGTATTTATTGGAGTTTTCAGGAAATTACGGAGGAAGAAACTGGAAGAACGAACCGCTGCTTAA
- the lcpA gene encoding complement regulator-acquiring protein LcpA produces the protein MLALWKNVKFISLSLIVFAACEPSVLSVSNVELCDYFTRDGVCREPSPLNKKYSVDIPNAKKPNTWEELGNYLYFHARETPGFVLRMNRRMSPEERKQIQETYFAMYEFAGVKGKMEGFEIGEDWIGSFNYLGSMVKEKQKKENRLGQYPYETSIFPTDLEFTWSAKGIKGSTKTKIDFVYHVLPAEKTP, from the coding sequence ATGTTAGCTCTTTGGAAAAACGTTAAATTTATATCTTTGTCTCTGATTGTATTCGCAGCCTGCGAACCTTCTGTTCTTTCCGTTAGCAATGTGGAACTTTGCGACTATTTCACTCGGGATGGGGTTTGCAGAGAACCTTCTCCCCTAAATAAAAAATATTCAGTAGATATTCCGAATGCAAAAAAGCCGAACACCTGGGAAGAATTAGGGAATTATCTTTATTTTCATGCTCGAGAAACTCCCGGTTTCGTTCTTAGAATGAATCGTAGGATGAGCCCGGAGGAAAGAAAGCAGATCCAAGAGACCTACTTTGCAATGTATGAATTTGCAGGAGTTAAAGGTAAAATGGAAGGTTTCGAGATCGGGGAAGATTGGATCGGTTCCTTTAATTACTTAGGCTCTATGGTAAAGGAAAAACAGAAAAAGGAAAATCGTTTGGGTCAATATCCTTACGAAACTTCCATCTTTCCTACCGATCTAGAGTTTACTTGGTCTGCAAAAGGGATCAAAGGTAGCACGAAGACTAAAATCGACTTCGTGTATCATGTTCTTCCTGCGGAGAAAACGCCTTAA
- a CDS encoding helix-turn-helix transcriptional regulator has translation MLRKKRGIKQYDMARALGVSPSYLSKIETGSQAPTEKFRQACAKYLKTTLDKLFNESPVEEVYPEFSQGLTNKLWAKRRELGIKQYDMAKKLKVSTPFLSKVELGLLEPPEDFKSMASKVLKMKKEELFLHKVEF, from the coding sequence ATGCTCCGCAAAAAACGGGGAATCAAGCAATATGATATGGCAAGGGCTCTGGGTGTATCCCCTAGCTACCTTTCCAAAATTGAAACCGGAAGCCAAGCTCCTACTGAAAAATTCAGACAAGCTTGTGCTAAATATTTGAAAACGACATTAGATAAGCTGTTCAACGAAAGTCCGGTAGAAGAGGTTTATCCTGAATTCAGCCAAGGACTTACCAATAAACTTTGGGCAAAACGCAGAGAATTGGGAATTAAACAATATGATATGGCTAAAAAATTAAAGGTCTCAACTCCTTTCCTTTCTAAAGTGGAGTTAGGACTATTAGAGCCTCCTGAAGATTTCAAGAGTATGGCTTCTAAAGTTTTGAAAATGAAAAAAGAGGAATTATTTCTACATAAAGTAGAATTCTAA
- a CDS encoding ClpP family protease, with product MSETEKISEVIEELAGSKISKKFIDHRKIFLWGAVTDESAKDIVGKLLYLEMADPGKEITFYINSPGGVVTSGLTIYDTMKMISSPVHTVCMGLAASMGSVLLAAGVKGKRSIWPNGKVMIHQPSIGGQIVAPASDLKIQAEEILKTRARLNQILADACGHPVEKLEEDTDRDYYMDAEEAIKYGIVDILATKIEFPKQN from the coding sequence ATGTCTGAGACTGAAAAAATATCCGAAGTAATCGAAGAATTAGCCGGTAGCAAAATTTCCAAAAAGTTCATCGACCATAGAAAAATTTTCTTATGGGGTGCGGTTACAGATGAATCCGCAAAAGACATCGTAGGCAAACTACTCTATCTGGAAATGGCGGACCCAGGAAAAGAAATTACATTCTATATCAATAGTCCCGGAGGAGTTGTTACTTCCGGACTTACCATCTACGACACAATGAAGATGATCTCTTCTCCAGTTCATACAGTTTGTATGGGACTCGCTGCTTCTATGGGATCCGTTCTTTTAGCAGCAGGAGTAAAAGGAAAAAGATCTATTTGGCCTAATGGTAAAGTTATGATCCACCAACCTAGTATCGGTGGACAGATCGTAGCTCCTGCATCAGATCTTAAGATCCAAGCAGAAGAGATCCTAAAGACCAGAGCAAGATTGAACCAAATACTTGCAGATGCTTGCGGTCACCCTGTCGAAAAGTTGGAAGAAGACACGGACAGAGACTATTATATGGACGCAGAAGAAGCGATCAAATACGGGATCGTAGACATTCTTGCTACCAAAATCGAATTCCCGAAACAAAATTAA